In Actinomycetota bacterium, the genomic stretch ACCTCGACAGGCTCAGTGATGCCGAAATCGTTGCTGCTGTAGATACCGATGAGCGCAATCTTGCGAGATTCGCCGAGCTATACCCTTATGCGGAGGTCACAACCGATCTTGACGCGATGCTTGCGCGCGACGACATCGCAGCCGTCTTCGTGGTCACTAGCGCGCCGAGTCACTTCGCGATCGCGAGCAAGGTCATCGCCGCGGGTAAGCACTGCTTTGTTGAAAAGCCGCTAGCGCTTACTAGCCACGATGCCGAGAGGCTCGTGATGGCCGCAAAAGATGCGGGAGTCGCTTTGATGGTCGGGCACCTGATGGTCTATCATTCGGCCATAGAGTGGATCAAGCAGTGCATAGACTCAGGGGAGCTCGGCGAGCTGCTCTACCTCTATATGCAGCGCCTGAACCTCGGCAAAGTTCGGACCGAAGAGAACGCCTTTTGGTCGCTCGCCCCCCACGACGTTTCGATAGCACTCTATCTTCTCGGCGAGAATCCCGATTACGTCAGTGCGAACGGGGCCGCGTACGTGACCGACGGAGTGCAAGACACCGTCTTTGCGAACCTACACTTTCCTAGTGGGAGGATGGCCA encodes the following:
- a CDS encoding Gfo/Idh/MocA family oxidoreductase, producing MSAPVRVGVVGFGYWGPNVVRNLDRLSDAEIVAAVDTDERNLARFAELYPYAEVTTDLDAMLARDDIAAVFVVTSAPSHFAIASKVIAAGKHCFVEKPLALTSHDAERLVMAAKDAGVALMVGHLMVYHSAIEWIKQCIDSGELGELLYLYMQRLNLGKVRTEENAFWSLAPHDVSIALYLLGENPDYVSANGAAYVTDGVQDTVFANLHFPSGRMANIHVSWLDPHKVRKLTVVGTRKMLVFDDMQATEKIWIYDRGLGEPESAMAYGEDLTLRFGDINVPWVPMKEPLSIELQHFLDCCRNGEAPKSDGRAGLSVVRVLEAVDESMRGFGTPVSTKMEV